From the Acidobacteriota bacterium genome, the window CCGGTCATAGCCCGCGATTCCCCGGTTGCGCTCTTTTTCCGGCAGGTATTGAATGCGCGGCCCGCCGTCGTTATCGGCATAGTTGATGGCTTTCGACCAGGTGTAGGCAGTTCCGAAAACCGAACCGCCGATGCGCCGCGTGACCAGCACCTGCAAACCGTCATAGGTGGTCGTTCCGTAAGGCTGGATGCTGTTGATGTCCGCCAACAGCCCGAACTTGACGAAGAGCGGGCGACCGCTATTCCCCGTTCCCGGTGGGCCAGCGTTGATGTTGATGAATCCCATCTGATTGACCGCGCGCGTGCCCACGTAACCGACTTGGGTTGCGAACTTCCACGGTAATTCCCGTTCGATGAAAAAGTTGAACGAGTGAATCCGATCGCGCATTGGCTCTTTTGGGAAGGTCGTCGTGCCGGTGTTGGCCGGTAGTGGGATGACGCCCGCGTTGATATTTGGTGGAGTGCTGGTGTTAATCAGCCCTTGCCGGAGCGTGGTCACAGGGATGAACGAGTTGGTCGCGCCGTTGAATACGATTGCCGGCATGGACCAGATGTTGGCGATTGGATAAGCATTTCGGACATCCTGGAAGGGTCGTGGATCGGCGGATTGGCCGTAGCCTCCACGAATCACGGTCTTGTCGTTCAGGCGAAAGGCAATCCCGACGCGCGGCAGAAAAAGGCCCGCGCCAGAGTCCGCTCCGCTGTCAAATGGCACCCCGCCCAAGCCTCCGGTGAAGACCTGTCCCGTGTCAGGATCGAAGCGATTGATGCCCGTGTTGTCTTTTCTCGGCACAGGGAATCGCTCCCATCGCAAGCCATAAGTCAACGTCACACGACGACCGATCTGCCAATGATCGCGCGCGTAAAGCGCATATTGTTTCCACCACACGGAATTCGGATTGCGGAGCTGATCCACCTTGCCCGCGGAGGTCGGCTGACCCAACAGGAAGTCCGCCCAACTGTGAAACTGTTGGCTTTCGGCGATGCTGGCCGCATTGCCTTGCAAACGCGTCGCGTTGCCGCTGAACCCGAATGTGCCGCGCACCGTCTGGAATGAACCGCCCTGCGGTTGGAAATGGTTGAGTTGCGGGTTCAGATAATCGAACCCGAAGCGGAACGAATGGGCGTTTTTCAACCACGAAAGATTCGCCGCAGCGACGTACTGATTGTCGCGGAACAGAAATGGGTTGCCGGTGTTGTCGTTGCCGATATTGGTCCAGCCACCATTGATCTGGAACGCGGGAACGCCGCCCTGAAGCCGGTCCGGGCCGTTGGTGCCGGGAATTTTCAGAACGTCCAACCCGAAGTTGCTCACAATATCAAAGCCTTCCGCGCCGATTCGCTGGCGCGTGTACCCAACGTTTGCGTCCAGCACGACCTTGGGGCTGAACGCATAAGTTCCGCCGATGCCGATCACCTGAATCCGACCGGGAGCCGTTCCCAACTGTCCGCCGTTCAGCGCCGGGCCGCTGACTTCGCCAAAGATCGGCGGGTCTACGATCAGCGTGGGCGAAATGCTGTAGCGTCCAAACAGCGTCAATTTGCCGCCGGAATCGTAATTGACCTTGGAATCAATGTTGGTGCGGTTGAATTGGCCCACACCGGTTGTTGCAAAGTTGTTGGTATTACCGGGCAGGTTCGGCAGCGGCAGACGTTTGAGAATCTCAATCGCCGCAACGTCAATCCGGTTCCCAGGAATCGTGTTGTTCGCGAAAGGCGTGCGCAGCGCCGGGTTTGCATTCGACAGCGGATCGTAGACGGTGATTCCCGTGCCGGCGAAATTCACATTGCCATTGGCATCTGGCCGTAGGATAGCTGGCGCAACGGTGGCTGTCGCTCCGGCAGCATTTCGCTGTGTCGTGCGCTCCAGGTCGGTAAAGAAAAAGAGTTTGTTTTTCCCGCTCCAGGTGCTCTTTCCGCCTTCGCCGAAGCGCGGCAGGATCACCGGGCCGCTCAGCGCGTAGCCCCACTGCGCAAGGATGTTCTTTGGGATGTTTGTCTGATTGACGGGTTGAAAATATCGGCGCGACAGAAATGCGCTGTTTGTATCGTAGCCCCAGCCGACGCCATGAAAATCGTTTCCACCCGTTTTGATCGTAACGTTGACCGCCGCTCCGCCCGCCAATCCCTGTTCGGCATCGAAGGCATTGGTCACGATGTTGACCTCTTGTATGGATTCCGCTGGCGGAACGTAAACGGTGTTGGTCGGCAGCCACGGATAAATGACGCTCGATCCATCAATCCTCGTATTGTTTTGCAAACGCGAAACGCCATTGACGTTGTACGAAATGGATCGCTGTGGGTTACCGGCGGCGGAGTTTTCTTCGCCGCTGCCGTTGCCGACGAATCCGCCGCTTCGCGAAGTGCCAGGAATAAGCTGCATCAGCGTCTGGTAATTTCGCCCGACGCTGCCAAACAGCGGCAGGTTGTTCACCTGACGAGCCGATTGCGTGATATTCACGTCAGCCCGGTCGGTTTGAAGCGCAGGGGATTCTGCGCTGACCTGGACTGAAGCGGTGACATCGCCCACTTGCATCTGCACATCCAGGCGACGAGACGTGTTCGCATCAACTTTGAGGTTATCCTGCACCAGCGTTTTGAATGACTGAGCGATAACGGTTACTTTGTAAATGCCCGCTTGCAGGTTGCTGAATGAGAAAGCGCCGCGCTCGTCCGTGATGACAATTTGAGCCGCTCCGGTGCTGACGTTTCGCGCTTCGACCTTGGCTCCGGAAATGATTGCGCCCGATGGATCGGTCACATTGCCTGTCAGTGAGCCGTACAAAACTTGTGCGTTGGCAGCACCCGTTCGTGCGAAAACCAACAGCAAAACTGCAAATGCCCTGGCGAAAAATCGTGGTTTCATATTGATCTCCTTGCTGGGTAACAACCGGTACGCCCCGCCACGGCGCGACGTCGGAATGGAAAAGGCTGGTGTATCTCGCCGATACCGCCTGTGTTTCTGACTCGTTCGTCAAAGATGGAAATCCCAGCAAAGCAGCTTTTGTGTCTCATCAACTGTGTCTTCCTTCGAGTGACTGTCCCGTTTTTTGTAATTAGTTCGAGTCCACAACAAATTGCACAAAGAAAAACCAAAAATCTCTTTAAGCCACGGAAGGCGCCCAAAAATGTTTTTGTAAAACCAATGCGATAGTGCCGCGCAAACGTGGCAGCGTGACCGGATCGGTTGCCACAATTCGTGTCGCGGCGTGTGTCACGGAATGATCTTTGACCGTCTGGTTGATGATCGGGCCGACCTGATTCCACAATCGGGTCACGTCTCCGACGACCACGATGACATCCGGCGCTAGGCCCGTCACCAGTAACGCAATTCCCACGCCCAGGTAATGCGCCATCCGATCAATAGCCTGGATGGCTTTGGGATCGTGCTGTTCGGCCAGCCGCATCACATCTTCAAAACTTGGCAACACGCGATGCTCCGCTTTTGCATTTCGCGCAGCCGAAACGGATTGTGTGTAATACCGAATCGCAGCCGAATTGGACGCGTACATTTCCCAACATCCGTGGTTGCCGCAACGGCATTCCAATCCGTGTTCAACCATGGTGGTGTGGCCGAATTCGCCCGCAGCGCCCGTCGAACTGCGCACCAGTTGATGGTTGAAAATCAGTCCGCAGCCAATTCCTTCCGACACGGTGATAGCGACCAGATCGCTGACGCCTTCGGTGTGGCGGCCAAACCAGACTTCGGCCAGCGCGCAGGCGTTGGCGGCGTTTTCTAACTCCACCGGCAATCCCGTGGCCTTTTCCAACGGCGTTTTCAGGTCAAAATCGCGCCAACCCAGATTGGGCGCAAACACCAACCGTTGCGAAGCCAGGTCAATGCGCCCGGGCAAACTCACCCCGATTCCTTCGTAGGAAATTTCGGGGCGCATTTTCATCAGGTTGCGCAATCGCGGCGTCAGGTCGGACAGGAATTGCTCCGGATTGTCCGCCGTTGCCATGGATTCCTGCGCCATGAATTGCGCATCCAGATCGGCCAGCGCGATCTTGGTCATCGCCGGGCGAATATCAACGCCGATAATGCCGACGCGCTCTTTGTTCAAATGCAAAAATCGCGGCCTGCGTCCACGCGGCACGTGGCCAATTGCGCCTTCAGTCACCCATTTTTCCGCAATCAACTGTTCGGTGATGACCGACACCGTGCTCCGCTGCAATCCCGAATGCCGCGCCAAATCCGCGCGCGAAATGGGCTGGTGACTGCGAATCAGGTTCAGCACGATGCGCCGATTGATGTCGCGCGCCGTTTCGCTGGACGCCACCTGAAAATTGGACAAATCAATCTTTCGCACAGTTTCAGCCCACAGTTAGGCCATTCCTTTACGAACCGCTGCAATTTGGACGAAATGAGTTTTGATGGAGCGATATAATTCGGCTGCCGAACTATATCAATCAAGTATCGGGTTGCCAAGCCCTTTATGTTCGTGAAACAGGAAAGCTCCAACGGGGCAAAATGTAATAGTCCAGTGCATCGCGCTGAGGGCGACGGCTGATCGTAGCGC encodes:
- a CDS encoding TonB-dependent receptor translates to MKPRFFARAFAVLLLVFARTGAANAQVLYGSLTGNVTDPSGAIISGAKVEARNVSTGAAQIVITDERGAFSFSNLQAGIYKVTVIAQSFKTLVQDNLKVDANTSRRLDVQMQVGDVTASVQVSAESPALQTDRADVNITQSARQVNNLPLFGSVGRNYQTLMQLIPGTSRSGGFVGNGSGEENSAAGNPQRSISYNVNGVSRLQNNTRIDGSSVIYPWLPTNTVYVPPAESIQEVNIVTNAFDAEQGLAGGAAVNVTIKTGGNDFHGVGWGYDTNSAFLSRRYFQPVNQTNIPKNILAQWGYALSGPVILPRFGEGGKSTWSGKNKLFFFTDLERTTQRNAAGATATVAPAILRPDANGNVNFAGTGITVYDPLSNANPALRTPFANNTIPGNRIDVAAIEILKRLPLPNLPGNTNNFATTGVGQFNRTNIDSKVNYDSGGKLTLFGRYSISPTLIVDPPIFGEVSGPALNGGQLGTAPGRIQVIGIGGTYAFSPKVVLDANVGYTRQRIGAEGFDIVSNFGLDVLKIPGTNGPDRLQGGVPAFQINGGWTNIGNDNTGNPFLFRDNQYVAAANLSWLKNAHSFRFGFDYLNPQLNHFQPQGGSFQTVRGTFGFSGNATRLQGNAASIAESQQFHSWADFLLGQPTSAGKVDQLRNPNSVWWKQYALYARDHWQIGRRVTLTYGLRWERFPVPRKDNTGINRFDPDTGQVFTGGLGGVPFDSGADSGAGLFLPRVGIAFRLNDKTVIRGGYGQSADPRPFQDVRNAYPIANIWSMPAIVFNGATNSFIPVTTLRQGLINTSTPPNINAGVIPLPANTGTTTFPKEPMRDRIHSFNFFIERELPWKFATQVGYVGTRAVNQMGFININAGPPGTGNSGRPLFVKFGLLADINSIQPYGTTTYDGLQVLVTRRIGGSVFGTAYTWSKAINYADNDGGPRIQYLPEKERNRGIAGYDRAQNLQMYGVHDLPFGKGQHWARDGWASKLFGGFQVSGVMSIMSGLPVYVVQGSAPNLLAGGSGQVPNQLNPVIRTSGGIGTPSQRGSAAGPWFDNTVQGLTIQGVNCTTGCAWAPENGARFGTVGRNTLRGPGFFETDWSIYRTILITERVQFQLRAEALNATNHANFANPTSDINNGNFGFVTGTTGPNQARQWRFGARVSF
- a CDS encoding ROK family transcriptional regulator encodes the protein MDLSNFQVASSETARDINRRIVLNLIRSHQPISRADLARHSGLQRSTVSVITEQLIAEKWVTEGAIGHVPRGRRPRFLHLNKERVGIIGVDIRPAMTKIALADLDAQFMAQESMATADNPEQFLSDLTPRLRNLMKMRPEISYEGIGVSLPGRIDLASQRLVFAPNLGWRDFDLKTPLEKATGLPVELENAANACALAEVWFGRHTEGVSDLVAITVSEGIGCGLIFNHQLVRSSTGAAGEFGHTTMVEHGLECRCGNHGCWEMYASNSAAIRYYTQSVSAARNAKAEHRVLPSFEDVMRLAEQHDPKAIQAIDRMAHYLGVGIALLVTGLAPDVIVVVGDVTRLWNQVGPIINQTVKDHSVTHAATRIVATDPVTLPRLRGTIALVLQKHFWAPSVA